DNA from Leptospira bandrabouensis:
TCCTAACCAATGAAAAAATTAAGATCATGATTGTAGAAGACAATCCCGTAAACATGATGTTGACAAAAGCTATTGTTCAAAAATCTTTACCCGGCACCATCATCATCGAAGCTGAGAACGGAGCGTTAGCAGTAGAAAACTTCATTCAAACAGAACCACAATTGGTATTGATGGATGTACAGATGCCAGAAATGAACGGTTATGATGCGACCAAAGAAATTAGAAAATTAGCTAATGGGAAAATGGTTCCCATCATTGCACTGACCGCAGGGACTTTATCAGGAGAGGAAGAACGTTGCCTCGAAAGTGGAATGAACGATTACATTTCCAAACCTGTTGTTTTAAAAACGATTGCCGAAAAGATAAAACAATGGCTCCGATTGGATTAGGTTGTTTAGTCTACTGATCAACTTCCACAATATACCACACAAAACTTAACCCAATTTTCATTGTTCTTATCGATTCTCGTTTTCGGGGTATCGAAAGGAATCAACCGTTAATGATCCATTTCCAAAAAAGAGGTCATTTATGGCAGAACAAACACAACATGCTTTGGGAGATTTAGCCGCCCGCCAACTGGCAAATACGGTAAAAACAAACGCACAGTACGGTTCCATCACCCCACGTTTTTTAGTTAGGTTACTCGACTGGAAACCTTTAGAAGCCGGAGTCCTTCGTGTCAACCGAGTAAAATCCAATACACAAGTGGATGTACTTTGTGGGCAAAAAGGAGAACAAGAACTTCCTGAAACATTTGTTAACTACGAAGAAAAACCACGTGAATACACTCTTAGTTTAATTTCGACTATCCTTGATGTACAAACCAGAGTTTCCGATTTGTACAGTTCTCCCCACGAACAAATCAATGAACAACTTCGTTTGGCGATTGAAAGTGTAAAAGAAAAACAAGAATTAGAACTTATTAATAATGAAGACTATGGATTATTAAAAAATGTTCCGGCTCACCAAAGAATCAGCACTCGCAAAGGACCTCCGACTCCTGATGATTTGGATGATTTAATTACTAAGGTTTGGAAAGAACCATCATTCTTTTTAGCACATCCACTTGCGATTGCTGCCTTTGGCCGTGAATGCACAAGAAGAGGAGTTCCACCGGCCACCGTCACATTGTTTGGTGCACAATTTCTCACATGGAGAGGACTACCACTCATTCCTACAGACAAACTTCTTGTGAATGGAGAAACAAATCCGAAGGTCGCATCCGGAACCTCCAGCATTTTACTTCTAAGAGTGGGTGAAAAAAAGCAAGGGGTTGTGGGTTTATACCAATCTAATTTACCTGGTGAACAAACTCCTGGACTTTCCGTTCGATTTATGGGGATCAACCGATCTGCCATTGGTTCTTATTTGATTTCTCTTTACTGCTCGGCAGCGATACTCACTGACGATGCCATTGCGGCCCTAGACAATGTCGATGTGGGAAATTATTATGAATACCAATGATCCGAGTTTTTTAAAACTAAAGCCGGACTCAATTGGGAATGTATCCTCTTTTCCATTTCCTGATGAAAAAACACTAGAAAAAATGGCGAAGGAAATGTTTGGAGTTTTACAATCGTTTGGTGGTAGTAACGTTCCCACAGCGGGTTTTTTATCAAATGACTTACCTTCGCAAAATTTACAAAAAGAGTCCTTACCTTATTTAGAAGATTTAAAATTAACAGACACAGGTTTTTCCTATTCTGATTTTCAGTCCTTTCCCACTTTCGACATACCACAGCCAGGTGGTGGTAATTTGGTGGGAGCCAGAAGAGATTTTCCTATCCTTACGGAAACTGTGAACGGAAAACCTTTGGTATGGCTTGATAATGCAGCGACAACACAAAAACCAACTTCGGTGATCGAAAGGTTATCTCAGTTTTATCTCCATGAAAATTCGAATATCCATCGTGCAGCCCATACTTTGGCAGCAAGATCTACGGATGCCTATGAAAAAGCAAGGTCACTGGTCCAAGGATTTATTAACGCAGGGAGTGTAGAGGAAATTGTTTTTGTGAGGGGAGCCACGGAAGGAATCAATCTCCTATCGAATATACTCTCCGACAAACAGATCCAAGCTGGTGACGAAATTTTAATCACCCACTTAGAACACCATGCCAATATTGTTCCTTGGCAAATGGTCTGTGCCAAAAAAGGTGCGAAGTTGAAAGTGGCACCCGTGGACGACTCTGGACAAATCATCCTAAGCGAATACGAACGTCTGTTAAACTCCAAAACAAAAATTGTTTCCATCACGCAAGTTTCCAATGCTTTGGGAACCGTGGTTCCTGTGGAGGAGATGACAAGGTCGGCTCATAAAGTAGGTGCTCTTGTGATTGTGGATGGAGCTCAGTCCGTATCTCATATGCCAGTGAATGTACAAGAAATCGATTGTGACTTCTTTGTGTTTAGTGGCCACAAACTCTTTGCACCCACCGGGATTGGTGTGGTTTACGGAAAAAAATCCATCCTCGACAGTTTACCTCCTTGGCAAGGTGGTGGGAATATGATTAAAGATGTCAACTTTGATCACACAACGTTCCAAGAGGCACCGTTTCGATTTGAAGCAGGAACAGGTAACATCGCTGATGCGGTAGGACTTGGAGCAGCGATTGAATATCTGAACCAATTTGGGATGAAACAAATTTCAGCCTTTGAACATGATCTATTGGAATACGGCACCAAAGAATTGTTAAAGGTTCCAGGTTTGCGTTTGATCGGGACTGCTAAGGAGAAAGCGGGAGTGTTGTCCTTTGTGGTAGGTGGATTCAAAACAGAAGAGATCGGAAAAAAACTCGCCGAAGAAGGAATTGCCGTACGTGCAGGCCACCACTGTGCCCAACCGATCTTAAGAAGGTTTGGATTGGAATCAACAGTCAGGCCATCACTTGCCTTTTACAATTCTTGTGAGGACATTGATGCACTCATCCGAGTGTTGTACGGGTTAGGAAGTCGGAATAGGATTGGCCTTTAGTTCAAATGGTGAAATCCAATCCTTGGATTTCATTTGCACTTCGGACTCTCACTTCTGATTTTTGATACACAACCGAATAAGGAGGGATACTTTGGGTGATCCAAGCATTCCCTCCGATGATCGACTGTTTTCCAATAACAGTTTCCCCACCGAGGATGGTGGCTCCTGCATAAATCACAACTCCTTCTTCAATGCTAGGATGGCGCTTTTGTTTCGCCAAAGACTTGTTTACCGAAAGTGCTCCAAGAGTCACTCCTTGGTAAATTTTTACATTGTCGGCAATACGTGTGGTTTCTCCGATCACGATTCCTGTTCCATGATCCATAAAAAATGCCCTACCAATTTCGGCACCAGGATGGATGTCAATCCCTGTTGCTTCATGTGCCACACGAGATAAAAGTTTTGGAAAAATAGGCAAATCAGACTTAAAAAAATAATTGGCCACTCTGTGGACAGCACCAGCATAAAACCCTGAATAGGCGAGGATCACTTCGTGGATACTTTCAGAAGCAGGATCTCCTAAAAAAGCAGCTTCCGCATCCTCCCACATCCGTTGATACAATCCAGGAAGTTTGGCAATGAAGTTATGTAAAATATCATCCAAAGGAATGATCCTTCCAAATTCCCTATCCGCATAAGAAGAGTAAGGTTCTAGTAAGTTTTTCCAACGGATACGAAAGAGTTCCAACTGGTCGATGATTTGGTCTTTAGAAGTAAAGTTACGTTCGGAATGGTATCCAGAAAAAAGAATCGAAAACAATTCTTCCAAAAACCGACTGGCCACTTGTTTGCCACCAACCACAGTTTCGGGGATGGATTGCCGACCGAGGATCGAAGTATAAAATTCATCTTGTCCATTCGATAACATATATGCTAGTAAGTTCTCGGTAGGAGAGAGGGAGAATGCGAAAAAATCTTAGGTCTTAAAATCCAAGCCAAAGTCGATAAATCAGATGTACATTCATAACAAAATATTGAATACGATTGTCCGAATGGGCCTCATTCCATCTCATGGACATTGTGCTAGTCTCCGTATCCAAACTTTCCAAAACCATCGGCGAAAAAAAACTTTTTTCAAATCTCGACTTCTCAATCAGTGAAGGAGAAAAACTCGCCATTGTGGGGATCAATGGATCGGGTAAGTCCACCCTCCTTCGTGCACTTCTGGGAAAAGAAGAAACCGATTCTGGACAAATCATCAAAAACAATAACCTTAAAATTTCCATCCTCGATCAAAACCCCATTTTTGATCCTAAGGAAACCATCCTCGATCATATTTATAAAGGTGATAACAAATTAGTCAAAACCATCCGCAAATATGAAGATATCTGCGAACGAATGAGTGAAGGGGAAGAAGGACTTGATGATGAGTTTACCAATGCCTCACAAGAAATGGACAGGCTTTCTGCTTGGGATTATGAACAACAGATTAAATCCATATTAAAAGAGTTAGGTGTCGAAAAATTAGAAAGAAAAATGTCTGAGTTGTCTGGTGGGATGTTAAAGAAAGTAGAACTTGCTAAATCCCTCATTGATGAAAGTAATTTACTGATCTTAGATGAACCAACAAACCACTTAGATGTAAAATCTATTTTATGGTTAGAAGAATATCTGGCTGGGCTCGACAAAGCCATCTTACTCATCACACACGACCGATATTTTTTGGATCGGATTGTAACTAAAATTTTGGAACTGGATCGTGGCAGTCATTTTCTCTATGAAGGAAACTATTCTATTTATTTAGAACGAAAAGTCGAAAGAGAAGAAACCCTTCAAAAACAAGAAGATAAAATCAAACAATTCCTCAAACAAGAAGTGAAGTGGTTGAAACGCCAACCCAAAGCACGTTCCACCAAACAAAAAGCAAGGATTGATCGTGCCAGTGATCTCCAAAACAGAGAAAAACGAGAAATACAAAAAGACTTAGAACTGAGTGTGGCCGCCAAACGCCAAGGAAAAACCATTTTAGAAATCCATAATCTAAAAAAGGGGATAGCCGACAAAGTACTCATCAATGATTTCACTTATACTTTTAAAGCCAAAGAACGACTGGGAATCATTGGACCAAACGGAATTGGAAAGTCTACACTTCTCAATCTTATGGCAGGCCGCCTTACACCTGATAGTGGATACATCAAACCAGGGATCAATACCAAGGTGGGATACTTTGACCAAACCAGTTCTGAACTTCCACTGGAACGAAATGTACTGGATTATATTAAAGATGTAGCCGGTGAAATGATTGAAACCGAATCTGGTGAAAAAATTTCCGCCTCAAAGATGTTAGAACGATTTCTATTTGATGGGAAATTACAATACACTCCCATCGCCAAACTTTCGGGAGGCGAAAGAAGGAGGCTTTTCCTCGTTCAGATCCTGATGACGGGTCCAAACTTTCTCATCTTAGATGAACCAACTAACGATTTGGACATCCAAACACTTTCTGTTTTAGAATCTTTTTTAGATGAATTTCCAGGAACCGTTGTGATTGTTTCGCATGATCGTTATTTTTTAGACCGCACAGCAGAAAGCCTACTTATCTTTCGCAAAGAAGGAAAACTGGACCATTACATTGGAACATTTTCCTCCTTTTTAGAAAATGATACTTTAGAATTAGAAAACGAACCAAGTTCCCCAAAACTGACTGTAGTTCCGCAAGCCACACAGACAACGGAAAAACCACAAAAATCGAAGCAAGACCAAAAGAAACTTTCTAAGTTAGAATCAGAGATTGCCAAACTCGAATCATCAAAATTAGAATTAGAAAAGAAATTGAGTACATTCGCAAATGATCATACAGAACTTCAGAAAATATCTGAAGAAATCCAAAAGATAGAAACGGAAATTCTTTACAAAATGGAGGAATGGGAAATGCTTCAATCCGAATGAAGACAGTCCTATATACAAGAATTTTTATTTGGACACCCATCATCTTCATTGGGTACTTCATCTCAGCACAAATTGGTTTTAAAATAGCCTTCTTAAATAGCCAAGTTTCTCCTGTTTGGCCCCCAGAAGGTGTTGGCCTTGCTTCCCTTCTGTTACTTGGTCCTGTTGCATTGCCTGGAATTTATATAGGAGCAACCCTTGCTAATTTTTTTAACAACCCGCACATGCAAACAGCGTTTATTATAGGGATTGGAAACACCCTTAGCAGTTATATCAACTATCGAATCATCAAACGAGTCACAGAAAAAAGTGATCCCATTTATTCTACAAAGGATTTAATTTATTTCCTAAGCATCGGAACCTTTCCTGGATCTTTTGTAAGCACCATCTTAGGTGTCACAAGTTTATGGTACTGGGATTTTTTATCTTCTGAACTGTATTTCAATGTATTCTTTACATGGTTTTCGGGAGAAATGCTCGGTTTTCTCATCGTTGCACCTTTACTTTACGTTTGGTTTCATCCCAAAGCAAAATTAAAGTTAGAACTTCGCAAACAAATCGAACTTTTACTTTGGATCATTTTAGTCTATATATCTGGGTCGATTGCCTTTAGCGATGAATGGCCCTTACTCTTTTTACCCATTCCCTTTGTCATTGTCACAAGCATTCGTTTTCGTCAATTTGGAGCCACACTCTCCACAGTCGTCCTTGCGTTTACTGCTGTGACATTGACCATCGAAGGAAAAGGAGTATTTGCAAGAAGAGATGAAAGTGGTCTCTCCATTAACGATTCCCTAATTTTTTTAGATGCATTTTTGTTTTGTATCAGCGGGATTGCCTACTTCCTTGTCACCGCCACAAGGGAAAGGGAAAGAGCTCAACTTGCTTCCTTAAAGTCCTTACAGGTTTTAAATGAACTAAAAGAAAAGGCCAATGAAGAATTGGAACTAAAAGTTCTAGAAAGAACAGCTGTCATTGAAGAACAAAGAACAGAAATTGAAAAACAATTGGATATGGCAAAACGCATCCAAGAATCCCTTTTTCCTCAAAAGGAAATTACACCACAAGGTGTGGAAATCCTTTTTAAAAATATTCCCATGATGAAAGTGGGTGGGGATTTGTATGACATTGTTTGGAAACCCGAAAGACAAGAGTTAGGTGTTTTTATTTGTGATGTTTCTGGACACGGAATTCCTGCAGCCCTATTAAGTGCACTTGTCAAAACATCACTGGAAAAATGGAAACAAGATCCTGTTGGTCTAAAAGACAATTTAGAATCCATTCGCCACCAAATCATTCCCAACCTTCGGGAACATTTTGTCACAGCAAGCCTTCTCCACCTTCATACAGGTACGGGTTCTCTCACATTTGCCCGGGCAGGACATTTTCCACTTTTTATCATTCGTAAATCGGGTGCTCTTGTAAGTTTAAAACCAATGGGGAGGATCATCACCCCCATTTTCGAAATCCTTGCGGAAGAAGAGAGATTCCAATTAGAAACTGGAGATTTGATTATTATGCTCACTGACGGACTCACTGAAGCAAGAGAACCTGAATCATTACAGATGTTTGGTGAGGAGAGACTTCTTCACTTAATTCGCGATATACGAAGCCTTCCTCTTTTTGAAATCCAAGACCAAGTTTTCCAATCGGTCATCCAACTTTCTGGAGGAATTGCTGCCATTCAAGATGATTTGACTCTCGGACTCATACGTTACTCGGGGATTACCGAGGAGAAAGATAAGATTGAATCGTAGATTTATTCTTTGGTTTGTGGATGTTCATTCCTTCCGGTAAGGAGACAGGATTTTTCAGATACAGTCGCTACTAGGTAGACAGAAGACTGGCACAACTTACGAAAAGAAATACGAAAAACAAAAGAAACATTCTGGATAAAATAATCGCTCGGCAAAAAACCTTCCTTTTCTTCGGACAGAATGTACGGTATTTGTCAATTTAATCCGAAGAAATCGTATTCAAGTTTAAATTTCCCAAGTTCTATAATCTCCATTTCCCTGGGTTTCCCATATTATGGTATCTTCCTGCGGGAACATGGAAGGGATTGTGACCACCACCGTGAGACCTTGGGATTTGGAACTGGTTTCCACCGCCGTGGTAAGGATACGGAACACCATAGCCGCCTCTAGAACCTTGGTAGGGATAAGGGTATTGGTGGTAGTTGTGACCATTTTGGCTGGGGTGTCTCGTATAGTATGAGTCATGGACGAGGTCAGGAGAGATACAACCGCTTCCCAACATTGCCAAACTACCCAAAAACAAAACAGAAAGGATACACCTAACAAAACGTTTGTGGTGCGACTTCTCAATGGATTCAAAATTGATTCGGTTCATCATGAGTTCAGTATAGGGCGAAAACACTTGTTCCCCAATGGAGGGTTTCCGCATTTGCGGATATCACCTATGCCGATCGTTTGGACTGGTA
Protein-coding regions in this window:
- a CDS encoding family 2A encapsulin nanocompartment shell protein, yielding MAEQTQHALGDLAARQLANTVKTNAQYGSITPRFLVRLLDWKPLEAGVLRVNRVKSNTQVDVLCGQKGEQELPETFVNYEEKPREYTLSLISTILDVQTRVSDLYSSPHEQINEQLRLAIESVKEKQELELINNEDYGLLKNVPAHQRISTRKGPPTPDDLDDLITKVWKEPSFFLAHPLAIAAFGRECTRRGVPPATVTLFGAQFLTWRGLPLIPTDKLLVNGETNPKVASGTSSILLLRVGEKKQGVVGLYQSNLPGEQTPGLSVRFMGINRSAIGSYLISLYCSAAILTDDAIAALDNVDVGNYYEYQ
- a CDS encoding cysteine desulfurase; translated protein: MNTNDPSFLKLKPDSIGNVSSFPFPDEKTLEKMAKEMFGVLQSFGGSNVPTAGFLSNDLPSQNLQKESLPYLEDLKLTDTGFSYSDFQSFPTFDIPQPGGGNLVGARRDFPILTETVNGKPLVWLDNAATTQKPTSVIERLSQFYLHENSNIHRAAHTLAARSTDAYEKARSLVQGFINAGSVEEIVFVRGATEGINLLSNILSDKQIQAGDEILITHLEHHANIVPWQMVCAKKGAKLKVAPVDDSGQIILSEYERLLNSKTKIVSITQVSNALGTVVPVEEMTRSAHKVGALVIVDGAQSVSHMPVNVQEIDCDFFVFSGHKLFAPTGIGVVYGKKSILDSLPPWQGGGNMIKDVNFDHTTFQEAPFRFEAGTGNIADAVGLGAAIEYLNQFGMKQISAFEHDLLEYGTKELLKVPGLRLIGTAKEKAGVLSFVVGGFKTEEIGKKLAEEGIAVRAGHHCAQPILRRFGLESTVRPSLAFYNSCEDIDALIRVLYGLGSRNRIGL
- the epsC gene encoding serine O-acetyltransferase EpsC, with the protein product MLSNGQDEFYTSILGRQSIPETVVGGKQVASRFLEELFSILFSGYHSERNFTSKDQIIDQLELFRIRWKNLLEPYSSYADREFGRIIPLDDILHNFIAKLPGLYQRMWEDAEAAFLGDPASESIHEVILAYSGFYAGAVHRVANYFFKSDLPIFPKLLSRVAHEATGIDIHPGAEIGRAFFMDHGTGIVIGETTRIADNVKIYQGVTLGALSVNKSLAKQKRHPSIEEGVVIYAGATILGGETVIGKQSIIGGNAWITQSIPPYSVVYQKSEVRVRSANEIQGLDFTI
- a CDS encoding ABC-F family ATP-binding cassette domain-containing protein — protein: MDIVLVSVSKLSKTIGEKKLFSNLDFSISEGEKLAIVGINGSGKSTLLRALLGKEETDSGQIIKNNNLKISILDQNPIFDPKETILDHIYKGDNKLVKTIRKYEDICERMSEGEEGLDDEFTNASQEMDRLSAWDYEQQIKSILKELGVEKLERKMSELSGGMLKKVELAKSLIDESNLLILDEPTNHLDVKSILWLEEYLAGLDKAILLITHDRYFLDRIVTKILELDRGSHFLYEGNYSIYLERKVEREETLQKQEDKIKQFLKQEVKWLKRQPKARSTKQKARIDRASDLQNREKREIQKDLELSVAAKRQGKTILEIHNLKKGIADKVLINDFTYTFKAKERLGIIGPNGIGKSTLLNLMAGRLTPDSGYIKPGINTKVGYFDQTSSELPLERNVLDYIKDVAGEMIETESGEKISASKMLERFLFDGKLQYTPIAKLSGGERRRLFLVQILMTGPNFLILDEPTNDLDIQTLSVLESFLDEFPGTVVIVSHDRYFLDRTAESLLIFRKEGKLDHYIGTFSSFLENDTLELENEPSSPKLTVVPQATQTTEKPQKSKQDQKKLSKLESEIAKLESSKLELEKKLSTFANDHTELQKISEEIQKIETEILYKMEEWEMLQSE
- a CDS encoding PP2C family protein-serine/threonine phosphatase, coding for MKTVLYTRIFIWTPIIFIGYFISAQIGFKIAFLNSQVSPVWPPEGVGLASLLLLGPVALPGIYIGATLANFFNNPHMQTAFIIGIGNTLSSYINYRIIKRVTEKSDPIYSTKDLIYFLSIGTFPGSFVSTILGVTSLWYWDFLSSELYFNVFFTWFSGEMLGFLIVAPLLYVWFHPKAKLKLELRKQIELLLWIILVYISGSIAFSDEWPLLFLPIPFVIVTSIRFRQFGATLSTVVLAFTAVTLTIEGKGVFARRDESGLSINDSLIFLDAFLFCISGIAYFLVTATRERERAQLASLKSLQVLNELKEKANEELELKVLERTAVIEEQRTEIEKQLDMAKRIQESLFPQKEITPQGVEILFKNIPMMKVGGDLYDIVWKPERQELGVFICDVSGHGIPAALLSALVKTSLEKWKQDPVGLKDNLESIRHQIIPNLREHFVTASLLHLHTGTGSLTFARAGHFPLFIIRKSGALVSLKPMGRIITPIFEILAEEERFQLETGDLIIMLTDGLTEAREPESLQMFGEERLLHLIRDIRSLPLFEIQDQVFQSVIQLSGGIAAIQDDLTLGLIRYSGITEEKDKIES